The Chroicocephalus ridibundus chromosome 3, bChrRid1.1, whole genome shotgun sequence genome has a segment encoding these proteins:
- the APLF gene encoding aprataxin and PNK-like factor isoform X1, with the protein MTQALNVQVAEDPTADLRREDGHEVGRVVFVVFSSSSSSPLLPAHRAERGPLHPCLPPSPRLRAAGARAAPPPPGISPPSVCGGTSLVFKPNLSAFRAGGEKNQEADVEEAPTVHPVEMSCSPSSREPARSNCEIQGAAKMRKNDATSRHLVPLSDDNENEQSKSIQRKRVLPSWMLERDLLVQRISEPVMKGGSRMKKCQGRGESNMDSLKSEVNVQQKKRLASEETVEDFEGEEQDQGKRSCLSIPAPSSQNTSGFPLESTVRKMEENGKTGTKTPGSSLEKNGRQLHSKCSKRIGQISSKTNVTEETENKEQITGSTSQQAHWGRTYQNFGAQEGILEPDANLDYETEISDSTRSADASESSKQIKRKRTPCMYGTGCYRKNPIHFQQFSHPNDDDYHETEIVTQGNNDNRPECPYGMACYRKNPQHKLEYKHSAPPVTERRTRQRTSKNGRRAVEKDSANDDEPNEYDLNDSFIDDEEEECEPTDEDSDWEPSSEDKDNEDVETLLQEAHRFVKTKK; encoded by the exons ATGACACAAGCTCTCAACGTCCAGGTCGCCGAAGATCCGACAGCTGACCTCCGCAGGGAGGACGGCCACGAAGTCGGCCGGGTCGTCTTCgttgtcttctcctcctcttcctcctccccgcttCTCCCGGCCCACAGGGCGGAGCGcggccccctccatccctgcctacCCCCCTCACCGCGGCTCCGGGCGGCCGGTGCCAGAGCCGCTCCTCCGCCGCCCGGCATCTCCCCGCCTTCCGTCTGCGGTGGGACGTCCCTTGTTTTTAAACCGAATCTTTCGGCTTTTCGGGCCGGCGGAG aaaaaaatcaggaggcTGATGTAGAAGAAGCACCAACTGTTCATCCTGTTGAGATGTCGTGTAGTCCATCATCAAGAGAACCAGCACGTTCCAACTGTGAGATACAGGGAGctgcaaaaatgaggaaaaatgacGCTACTTCCAGACATCTG GTTCCTCTTTCTGATGATAATGAAAATGAACAGTCAAAATCTATTCAAAGAAAGAGAGTGCTTCCGTCTTGGATGCTGGAAAGAGATCTCCTGGTTCAGAGGATTTCTGAGCCTGTAATGAAAGGAG gtagTAGAATGAAAAAATGccaaggaaggggagaaagtAATATGGACTCATTAAAATCAGAAGTAAatgtgcagcagaaaaaaagattagcTTCTGAAGAAACTGTAGAGGATTTTGAAGGTGAAGAGCAAGATCAAGGGAAAAGGAGCTGTCTTTCCATCCCTGCCCCTTCATCTCAG AATACATCTGGATTTCCCCTTGAGAGTACCgtgagaaaaatggaagaaaatggcaAGACTGGAACAAAAACCCCTGGaagttctctggaaaaaaatggtaGGCAGCTGCATAGTAAATGTTCTAAAAGAATAGGTCAGATCTCCAGTAAAACAAATGTAActgaggaaacagaaaacaaagagcagatTACTGGTTCTACAAGCCAACAAGCTCACTGGGGCAGGACTTACCAAAATTTTGGTGCCCAGGAAGGGATTCTTGAGCCTGATGCAAATCTGGATTACGAGACTGAAATTTCTGATTCAACCAGAAGTGCAGATGCTTCAGAAAGCTCCAAACAGATCAAGCGTAAGAGGACACCTTGCATGTATGGAACAGGCTGTTACAg GAAGAATCCCATTCACTTCCAGCAGTTCAGTCACCCTAATGATGATGACTATCATGAAACGGAGATCGTAACTCAGGGTAACAATGATAACCGGCCTGAATGTCCATATGGAATGGCTTGTTATAG gaagAACCCACAGCACAAGCTAGAATACAAGCACAGTGCACCTCCAG TAACCGAAAGAAGAACCCGACAACGGACTTCAAAAAATG GAAGAAGGGCTGTGGAGAAAGACAGTGCCAATGATGATGAACCAAATGAATATGACCTTAACGACAGCTTTATAGATGATGAGGAAGAGGAGTGTGAACCTACTGATGAAGACTCTGACTGGGAACCAAGTTCAGAAGACAAGGATAACGAAGATGTTGAAACGCTTTTGCAAGAAGCACATAGATTTGTTAAGACCAAAAAGTAG
- the APLF gene encoding aprataxin and PNK-like factor isoform X2, producing the protein METLQQPSEKNQEADVEEAPTVHPVEMSCSPSSREPARSNCEIQGAAKMRKNDATSRHLVPLSDDNENEQSKSIQRKRVLPSWMLERDLLVQRISEPVMKGGSRMKKCQGRGESNMDSLKSEVNVQQKKRLASEETVEDFEGEEQDQGKRSCLSIPAPSSQNTSGFPLESTVRKMEENGKTGTKTPGSSLEKNGRQLHSKCSKRIGQISSKTNVTEETENKEQITGSTSQQAHWGRTYQNFGAQEGILEPDANLDYETEISDSTRSADASESSKQIKRKRTPCMYGTGCYRKNPIHFQQFSHPNDDDYHETEIVTQGNNDNRPECPYGMACYRKNPQHKLEYKHSAPPVTERRTRQRTSKNGRRAVEKDSANDDEPNEYDLNDSFIDDEEEECEPTDEDSDWEPSSEDKDNEDVETLLQEAHRFVKTKK; encoded by the exons atggagaccttacagcagccttctg aaaaaaatcaggaggcTGATGTAGAAGAAGCACCAACTGTTCATCCTGTTGAGATGTCGTGTAGTCCATCATCAAGAGAACCAGCACGTTCCAACTGTGAGATACAGGGAGctgcaaaaatgaggaaaaatgacGCTACTTCCAGACATCTG GTTCCTCTTTCTGATGATAATGAAAATGAACAGTCAAAATCTATTCAAAGAAAGAGAGTGCTTCCGTCTTGGATGCTGGAAAGAGATCTCCTGGTTCAGAGGATTTCTGAGCCTGTAATGAAAGGAG gtagTAGAATGAAAAAATGccaaggaaggggagaaagtAATATGGACTCATTAAAATCAGAAGTAAatgtgcagcagaaaaaaagattagcTTCTGAAGAAACTGTAGAGGATTTTGAAGGTGAAGAGCAAGATCAAGGGAAAAGGAGCTGTCTTTCCATCCCTGCCCCTTCATCTCAG AATACATCTGGATTTCCCCTTGAGAGTACCgtgagaaaaatggaagaaaatggcaAGACTGGAACAAAAACCCCTGGaagttctctggaaaaaaatggtaGGCAGCTGCATAGTAAATGTTCTAAAAGAATAGGTCAGATCTCCAGTAAAACAAATGTAActgaggaaacagaaaacaaagagcagatTACTGGTTCTACAAGCCAACAAGCTCACTGGGGCAGGACTTACCAAAATTTTGGTGCCCAGGAAGGGATTCTTGAGCCTGATGCAAATCTGGATTACGAGACTGAAATTTCTGATTCAACCAGAAGTGCAGATGCTTCAGAAAGCTCCAAACAGATCAAGCGTAAGAGGACACCTTGCATGTATGGAACAGGCTGTTACAg GAAGAATCCCATTCACTTCCAGCAGTTCAGTCACCCTAATGATGATGACTATCATGAAACGGAGATCGTAACTCAGGGTAACAATGATAACCGGCCTGAATGTCCATATGGAATGGCTTGTTATAG gaagAACCCACAGCACAAGCTAGAATACAAGCACAGTGCACCTCCAG TAACCGAAAGAAGAACCCGACAACGGACTTCAAAAAATG GAAGAAGGGCTGTGGAGAAAGACAGTGCCAATGATGATGAACCAAATGAATATGACCTTAACGACAGCTTTATAGATGATGAGGAAGAGGAGTGTGAACCTACTGATGAAGACTCTGACTGGGAACCAAGTTCAGAAGACAAGGATAACGAAGATGTTGAAACGCTTTTGCAAGAAGCACATAGATTTGTTAAGACCAAAAAGTAG